The Schistocerca cancellata isolate TAMUIC-IGC-003103 chromosome 4, iqSchCanc2.1, whole genome shotgun sequence genome contains a region encoding:
- the LOC126185191 gene encoding uncharacterized protein LOC126185191 encodes MADKVSETKEETKETTTKDVKEAKETVEDKKEKEVEDSGPKENGAVQKDESEDKTDAEESSEKKESDATSGKRKSESLEASEDAGSEGATPEKKAKVEKKKESSSNGEATA; translated from the exons ATGGCCGATAAAGTATCAGAAACCAA GGAGGAAACGAAGGAGACTACCACAAAGGATGTGAAAGAGGCGAAAGAAACTGTAGAAGATAAGAAAGAGAAGGAAGTTGAAGACAGTGGACCTAAGGAAAATGGTGCTGTCCAGAAGGATGAATCAGAGGATAAAACTGACGCTGAAGAGAGCTCAGAGAAAAAAG AATCAGATGCCACTAGTGGTAAGAGGAAGTCAGAGTCACTTGAAGCTTCTGAAGATGCTGGATCTGAAGGAGCAACCCCGGAGAAGAAAGCCAAAGTTGAGAAGAAGAAAGAATCCTCTTCCAATGGAGAGGCTACTGCTTAA